A window of Sedimentibacter sp. MB31-C6 genomic DNA:
GACGATATAGTTAATAAATTTGTTCTATCTCCTACACAAATAACATTTTTTTTATTATAATATTTATGAGTTTGGTCAGTAGACATAATTCCAACGGTTTTACCTTCTAATTCAAACTTCTCATAATCTTCTATAATTTTTTCTACAATATTTTCTACTAAACCTTTGTAAAGTATTACTTTTGCTTTAGGAGAATAATGTCTGTATTTTTGTCCTGGAGACTTTGGAATTATTTTTTCGTTACTTTTAATAATAGCTGGATCGTACTCACATTCACCTAAAACTTTAACTATATCCTCAATCGTAACTCCTCCTGGTCTTAATATCATAGGAACTTCACTTGTCATATCAACAACAGTAGATTCTAACCCTATATATGTACTACCACCATCTATTATCATATCAACTTTTCCCATAAGATCTTCTATAACATGTGCTGCTTCTGTTGGACTTGGCTTTCCTGAAGTATTAGCACTTGGTGCTGCTATTGGCTTTTTGCTTTCTTTCAACAATTCTAAAGCAATTTTATTTAAAGGAAATCTAATTGCTGCAGTTTTCAGACCAGCTGATATTTTATCGGATAATACGTCACTTTTATCGAAAATCATAGTTAATGGACCAGGCCAATATTTATTAGCTAAATTTTTTGCATTCTCGGGGACTTCTTCAACTAAATCATATAAATCATCAAAATCTCCAATATGAACTATAAGTGGATTGTCCTGTGGTCGTCCCTTTGCCTTAAATATTTTATCCACTGCTTCATCATTTAATGCATCTGCTCCTATACCATAAACTGTCTCTGTTGGAAATACCACTATCCCGCCATTATTAATAATTTCAGCCGCTTCTTTTATGATATCACAATCTATATTATTTGGATTAATTTTAACTATTTTTGTATTAATTTTGTCTTTCATTATATATCCTTTTCTATGTTTATACTTATGTAGTCTTGAAATGTCTTCAGTACAATATTGCATTCTTATGTTTGATTATATACTACAATTAAATTATGTACAACAATTTTTAAACTTTGTACAATTTATTTCTTAATCTTGTATTTTAAACATATATATTAATATAACATTAAAGTATTGCGCATGCATTTCATTATACATTTTATCAAGGCTATGGATAGTTGTAAATAATGATTAACAAGGAGGTTACATTGAATATTTTAAATTTCTTTATAACAGGATTTATAATTGGTGGAATAGGTACATGTATAGGAGGTATATTATCAATATTAATATACAAGCCAAGCGATAGAGCCATTTCAGGATTATTAAGCTATGCTGCAGGTATAATGCTAGCTATTATTTCCTTTGATTTAATGCCTAAGGCATATGAAATAGGTGGGTTTTTTATAGTGACTTTAGGTCTTGCTATTGGTTTAATTATTATTTTTATTGCTGAAAGAATGATTCCTTCAAATAAATTTAAAAAATATAGAGGAAAAAATTTAAGTTATATTAAAATGAGTATGATAATTATTATTAGTTTAAGTTTACATAACTTTCCTGAAGGTGTTGCCATTGGTTCAAGTTCTTTCTATTCAAGTGAATTAGGAATAAAAATTGGAATCCTAATAGCTGCTCATAATATTCCAGAAGGTATGAGCGTTGGTATTCCTTTGAAAATGGCAGGGTCAAATCCTTTATCCATAATTATTTTAACTTTATTAACAGGTCTTCCAACTGCTTTTGGGGCTGTCTTAGGTGCAATATTAGGAGGAATATCAGATTACTTTATCGCTTTTTGTCTTTCTGCTGCTGCCAGTAGTATGCTATATGTTTCTGCTAACAAGCTTATACCAGAAGCTAATATTTTACATCAGGGAAAAAGTTCTGCAATCTTTCTATTAATAGGATTTATTTGTGGATGTTATTTATCCTTTGCTATATAACTAAATATTTAAATAAATATTATCATAATCCAAATTATTATCATTAACAATAGATTGAAGTATGTCAATATCATCTTTGTTAAATCTACCACATAAACCACAGCTAGAACTGATGCTTCTAGGTACAGGTATAATTTTTAATTTTATTTTATGCTTTTTTAATTCAGCTTCGAATTTCATGGCATACGATACTGATTTAAAAGTAATATAACCATATTGCTTCATTTTTCAATCCCCTTTTCAATTATTATTAAAGTATATCAATAGTAATTTTATTAGTCTAATAAAAAAAAGTTATGATTAGATATCTAATCATAACTATATTTTATATTAAAAAATTACCATACTGCTATATGACCATCTGCTCTATGTTCAGTACCTCCACAATAAGTTCCCTCTTCTGTTCTAAGGATTATTTGTCCTCTTCCAAAAGGATACTCATCAGTTTGAATTTTAATGTCATGCCCTCTTTTTATTAAATCATTAACAATATATGTTGGAACTCCCTTTTCCACTTCAAAAGTTTTATCTTTAGTCCACATCCATCTTGGTGCATCTAATGCTTCCTGAGGATTCATATCAAAATCTAATATATTCATCACAACTTGAACATGTCCTTGAGGTTGCATAAAAGCTCCCATTACTCCAAATGGACCTACTGCCTTACCATCCTTTGTTAAAAATCCAGGTATTATTGTATGATATGTTTTTTTATGAGGAAGTAAACAATTATCATGATTTAAGTCGAAACTAAAATTATTTCCTCTATTTTGAAGTGCAATACCTGTTTCTGGTATTACAATACCTGATCCAAACCCTAAATAATTACTTTGAATATATGACACCATATTTCCTTCTTCATCAGCTGTACACAGATAAACTGTACCACCACAATTAGGGTCACCAGCTTCAGGGCTAAGAGCTTCTTCTGTTATTAATGATTTTCTTTTCTGACCATATTCATTTGATAATAGTTTGCTTACTTCAACTTTCATTTTACTTTTATCAGTAATATATTTTATTCCATCAGCAAAAGCAAGTTTCATAGCCTCCATTTGTTTATGATATGTATCACCGATTTCTTTTTTATCAAATTCAAAACCCTTTAATATATTTAATGCCATAAGAGCTACTAGTCCTTGACCGTTAGGTGGTATTTCCCAAACATCATATCCCCTATAATTCACATTAATTGGTTCAACCCATTCAGGTTTATAATCCATTAAATCTTTTTTACTTAAATAACCATTATACTTTTTGAAAAAAGCATCAATTTTATCTCCTATTTCCCCTTTATAAAATGATTCTCCTTTAGTTTTACCTATGGATTCAAGAGTATCTGCATGGTAAGGAAGTTTCCATAACTCTCCATTTCTAGGGGTTCTGCCATCCTTTGTAAAAGTATCAAACCAATATTTGAACTCTTCGCCATCTTCTTTTTTATAAGTATCATAAGCTTCATCCCAAAATCTCTTTACAGTTGTTGAAACTGTAAAGCCATTTCTAGCATAATTAATAGCTGGTTCTAAAACTTCTGATAATGGAAGCTTTCCAAATTTAGAGGACAATTCTACCCAAGCTGCAGGTGCTCCAGGTACCATTACAGGTATAACACCATACTTAGGTATTTCTGTATAACCTCTTTTCTTAAGCTTTTCAATAGATATATCATAAGGTGAATACCCACTTGCATTCAAACCATGAAGTTTGTCTTTAGTCCATACTAATGCAAAGGCATCACTTCCTAACCCATTTGATGTAGGTTCAACAACAGTTAAGCAAGCCGCTGTAGCTATTGCTGCATCAATGGCATTTCCGCCTTTTTTTAATATTTCCAACCCTGCTTGAGATGCTAAAGGTTGAGATGTTGCTACCATACCTCTATTAGCATACATAACATTTCTTCTAGATGGATACTTAAATTCTGTAGGATTATAATTCATATTGCTATTGCCTCCTTTTATTATGTCTAGTTATTACATTATTATATTATCAATGTTATATATTATCAATAGGGATTGGTGGAAAACAGCAACATTATTTTTAATATAATAAAAAATCGCAAGGTTTTTAATCCTTACGACTTTGTCTGCTGTATTAAACTATTTTCATAATATTATACTACATTATTATCTTTTGTCATCTTCTAAAAAATACTTAAATGTACTACAGCATGTTTCTTCAGGTACTTTAGCATTTTTGCCATTTACCAATACATTGGTAGCTTCGCACTTTTCATCTTTATTGTATTCACATTTTACCGCTCCACACTTAATTTCCATATTTTTATATGGATCTCCTACAGAACTTTTAATACCAGGTTTCTGTTCAACAAATGTATCACAACAAGTTGAACGGCTTTCGAAAGCTTTTTTTCCGTCAACTTTTAGTGTTGGTGCAGTACAACCCTGTCTTTCATTATAAAAACAGTTCGTTACTGTACAACTAATTCTTGCCATAACATTATCTCCTTTCATAGATGATTAATGTTATTTTATCCCAAAGATAAAATATTATTAATGTTATAGCATTTTCATATTTACTTATAATAAGCTAAAAGCAAATCAACCATTCTACCATAACTTTTTACACCATCTTGCTGATTATTTGCCTTTAAATAACTATCATTAACCTTATTTGAAATTTCAGCTACCTTAGTATCAAATTGTTTCCAATATAAATTAGAATAACTTAAATCTTTTTTGACATCATCAGAAAGAGAACTATATATTTTTATATAAGCATTGTAATCTTCCTCATAAAGAACATTCATACTATGATTTAAAGCAAGCATGGTACCACTATAAGCGAAATCTTCATATCCTGAATTTATACAAGCTAAATATGAAATAAAATTAGCTTCATCCTCCCTCATAAATCCTCTTAAATGTACGAGTTCATGACACATAGTTGATGGTATTTGATATGGTGGTATATCTACATTAATATTGGATTCAAAAGTAAATGGAAAAAACATACCTGTTATGTTTATATAAGACATAGCTCTTGATAACATTACAGGTTTTGGAGCAGGATAATTTCCTTTCAAAATTTCATATGTGTTAGATATATTACTAAAAGAAGACTGTGCCCTAATAGAAGTTTCGTAATAGGTGTTATCAAATACATCCGCTACATCAAATTCATTTGTTTCCAACATTGTTCTTAAGTCATTTGCTTGATTCTTTAACACTTCACAAAGATCTATTAATTCTTCCCTAGTAGACGGTTTTATTTCAAGTCCACTGTATGCTGTAAATTCATATCTATAATAATTAATACCACAAAATAAAACAAATAAAAAATAAATACAAGCAGTTAATACAATTATATTTAAAAAAAACATCTTAAAATATTTAGCAGATTTATCTATTATTGTTTTTATTATAGTTATAATCAAATAACTAATCATGCTAATCACTAATATTACTATTATAATTTCTGTCAAGGATATAGACACTAGTGAAGAAGTATATCCTATCACCTTTGAAAAAATAGAATATACTTTAGTAGCATAATACTCCGCAAACATCTGGTTATATTTTGCAATTTGAGTTAATAGTAATGATATTGGTATTAAAATTAAAAACAAAATTCTCTTATATTTCATATATTTTCCTTTAATTTTTTATACCATTATATCATTATATCTTTATCATATGTTATTTTTTTAAATAAAAATAATCTTTAGTTAAAATATCTTATACCGTTAACTTTTTTAACGCCAAGACCTGGCTGGTCATTTAATGTAATTTTGTATTCATTAAATACTACTCCGCCTTCTACAGGATCTTCGCTACAAAGAACAGGTCCGTCTAAATCTATTTTAGTTATTATACTTTTTGCTGCTGCTAAATGTACTGCTGCATTTACACTTACCTTTGCTTCCAACATACAGCCTATCATACATTCAACACCATAGATTTCTGCAACAGAACAAATTTTCAATGCATTGTGTAACCCCCCTGTCTTCATTAATTTAATATTAACGAAATCTGCTGCTCTAGTTTGAAGAATTGTTAATGCATCTTCAGGTGAGAATACTGATTCATCTGCTAACACAGGAATTGATATATTATCAGTTACAAACTTTAAACCTTCTATATCATGAGCAATAACCGGTTGCTCAACAAATTCAATATCAAGACCTTCATCTTCCATTTTCCTTAATACTTTAACTGCTTCTTTTGGTTTCCAACCTTGATTAGCGTCTATTCTCAACTTGATATCATAACCAACCGCTTTTCTTATAGCCTTCATTCTTTCAATATCTTTTGCTGAATCTTTGCCAACCTTTATTTTTAATGTTTCAAATCCCCTACTAATAGCATCAATACTGTCTTTTGCCATTTCTTCAGGATCATTTACACTTATAGTTATATCTGTAATAATTTCTTTCCTATGACCTCCTAATAACTTGTAAAGAGGTGCATTGTACAATTGACCATATAAGTCATATAAAGCTATGTCAACTGCTGCCTTAGCACTAGAATTTTTAACTACGCAACTGTTTAATTTAAGCATAATATCTTCAAAGTTTTCAACATCCATACCTGCGATATTTTTTATTATATGTTCTTTTAATGCTCCTACAATAGAACCTTTAGTATCTCCTGTAATAACTCCTGTAGGTGGTGCTTCTCCATATCCTACATGACCTGTATCAGTATGAATTTCAACTATTATATCTTCTACACTACTAACTGTTCTTAGGGCTGTTTTAAAAGGTGTTTTCAAAGGCACTGAAATTTCACCTATTCTTATATCTGTAATTTTCATTTTTATCCTCCAAATTTATATTTTTATATTAATTAGCGAGCTCTTTTATTGCTGCTGCCATTACTTGAACATTTTTCATTAATGAATCAATTTCAATATATTCATCCGGTTTATGTTCAACCATTGGCTGACCTTTCATTATCGGACCAAATGCAACTATATTTTTCATAGCCTTAGCATAAGTGCCTCCACCTATAGAAATTAATTCTGCCTTTTCACCAAATTGTTCTTCATAAACTTTTTGAAGTTTTTTAATAAATTCAGTATCTGGAGATACATAAAGGCTTTTTTTATGTCGTAAATAAACTTCTTTAAATTTTCCTAATTCCATTTTTTCTTTAAATGTGTCATTGAAATCTTCAAATGTCTTTTTAACGGGATATCTTATGTTAATTTCAAAACTTAACTCATTTTCATTTCCTAAAACTGTACCTAAGTTAAATATAAGTTTACCAGATATATCATCTTCTAGATAAATCCCCAAGCTTTCTCCATTTAAATCAGTTCCTATATATTCATTATAGTAATCCAAGAATTCTTTGAAATCTCCTGTGAAATTTAATCTTTCTAAAAACTTCATTAAATAAGAAATTGCATTTTTACCCTTTTCAGGAGTGCTTCCATGAGCAGAAACTCCATGGCATTTAATAATTATTGAATTCTCTTTTTCTTCAATTTTTATATCTTCTGTTTTATCTGATAGCTTTTTAATTTCTTTATTATTTCCAGCAACAATTATTTCTGCTTCTGCAAAATCAGGAACCACATTTGCGGCAATTCCACCTTTAACAGATTTTAAAATCATGTCACCGCTTTGATTTAATTTTCTGGTATATTTACAAGTAACAATACCTTTTTCTCCATTTATTATTGGATATTCTGCATCGGGAGTAAATCCACAAACAGGCATTTCTTCACCTTTTTCAACATAATACTTAACACAGTTGCTTCCTGTTTCTTCATTTAGTCCAAAGAATACTCTAACTCTTCTTTTTAAAGGAATATTTAAATCTTTTATCGCTTTTAATGCATATAAAGCACCAATTGTAGGGCCTTTATCATCAGTAGTGCCTCTTCCATAGATTTTTCCGTTATGAATTTCAGCAGCATAAGGAGGATAAGTCCATCCTTCACCTTCAGGTACTACATCTAAATGTCCTAGAATAGCTACCATTTCGTCTCCCTGACCATACTCTGCATATCCTATCATGTTATCCACATTTACAGCTTTAAACCCTAATGATTCCGAAAGATTTAAACAATGTATTAATGAATTATGAACTCCCTTGCCAAAGGGCATACCATCTTTAGGCTCTTCTTCGACACTTCTTATTTTCACAGAATCTTGTACACTTTTGATAATTTCTTCTTTCATATCAAGTATTTTTTGATCTATCAAAACATCACTCCTTTAAATATATTTTATATTATAATTATTAATTTCCATTTTTTAATTAAAAAAACCAGCAAAACAAGAATACTTGTTTTTGCTGGTTTTTATTTACTCCAATACAGTTGTGCTATATCATATAAATAAAACAGCCACTAATAATATTTTTTCTTAATATCTATATATTTTCTCAAGGCATCTTTATATGAAACTAAAATAGCCTTTTGAGAAGTTCCATGATATCGCTTTTTAATAACGCTTTCAATATCTTTTTCAAATTCTAACATATTTTTACCTATAAAAATTTTTTTAACAAAACTTTCAGTTATACCTATAGTATGAACACATCCAACATCAACTATATCATCAGTCTCAACATTTACTTCAAAACCCATATAAAATGAATTATATATAATAGTTATCGCATTGTCCATATTAGTTCTAGATTCGCCTATAATATACACTGTATTGTTATCACACATAAACCATAACACATCACCTTATATAATATTTAATGTACAATTAAAAATATGTTAGTATTTTGTTTATATTATACATCAACTTAAAATTATTATCAAGTCAATTCCTACAGTAATTTTACACTAACATATGTGATTTTTTAGTTGACTATTTATAAATATTCTTATATAATATAAATAGTTATACTTATTTTTGAAAACCAAATTACATATTAATGCACTTGTTTATCAAGATGTTTAAAACCTAAACATCATCGTTAACGAGGCCATATAAATTAACAATATAGTGTTATTTTATATGGCCTCGTTTTATTTTTCGAAAATTTGCGCATCATATATCATATGAATATACAAAAATAAAAATATTTATCATAGGAAGGTGAATATTTTTTATATAAATTATTATTAATTCAAGGAGGAAAATTTATGATTACTAGTGGATTTACATATGTTGCATTTTTAATATTTTTTGCTGGTTTAACTGTATGGATTGAAAAAAAATATGGTGGAAAGTTTTTTAAATATGTACCTGCTGTCGTTTTAATATACTTAATAGCTATGCTTTTCTCTACTTTTGGTTTATGGCAAAAAACCGATGAAGTAAATGCGAGTTATAGTATACTTAAAAGCAATTTACTTCCAGCAATGATATTTTTAATGCTTCTTAAATGTGACTTAAGGAAAATACTAAAGTTAGGTCCTAAGATGTTGCTTGCATTTTTTGGAGCAGCAATAAGTATTGGTATAGGATTTATTGTAACATATCTCGTGTTCAAAGGAATGTATGAAGCAGAAACATGGAAGGCATTTGCAGCTTTATGCGGAAGCTGGATGGGTGGAACTGGAAACATGGTTGCTGTACAAGGAGCTTTAAACGTATCTGATGCAAAACTTGGATATGCTCTATTAATGGATTCCATAAATTATTCTATATGGGTAATGATTTTATTAGCAATGGTGCCTCATGCATTAAAATTTGCAAAGTGGACTAAAGCAGATACTTCAGTAATTGATGAAATTGGTGAAAATCTTGCAAAAGAACAAGAAAACACAAGGAAAAATATTGAATTTGCAGATTTGATTTTCCTTTTAGGCACAAGTTTATTTATTTCTGCAATTGCTACGTTTATAGGAGGAAAACTTCCTCAATCAGATTTCCTATCAGGTACTACTTGGACTGTAATTATTGTAACTATTCTTGGCGTAATTGGAGCTATGACACCAATTGCTAAAATACCTGGTTCTTCGCAAATATCAAATACAATGTTGTATACAATTGTAGGTTTAATAGCTTCACGTGCTAACTTTGCTGAACTTACTCAAGCACCTTTATATATAATTTCTGGATTTATGATTTTAGGAATTCATGCATTAGTACTTGCAATTATAGCAAAATTGTTCAAATTAGATTTATTCACTTGTGGTGTAGCCAGTCTCGCTAACATAGGAGGAGTAGCTTCAGCACCTATTCTTGCGGCAGCATACAGTGAAGCCTTGATACCTATCGGAGTTCTTATGTCAATGATGGGTTATATTGTTGGAACTGGCGGAGGATTATTGGTAGGTAAAATATTATCTATTCTCTAATTATTATTTTTATAGATAATAATATTTTATTTTTAATCTCACATATACATTAATAAAATCCAGTAAAATCCCTTAATAAGGAGACTTTACTGGATTTATTTTTTCTTATTTAACTTCAACTACTTCATATCCTGCATCTGTTACAGCCTTTGATAAAACATCATCACTAACTTCTGTAGTCAAATTAACTTCTGCAGCTTTTTTATCTAAATCCACCACTGCATCTTCAACACCATCTACAAATTTTAAAGCTTTTTCAACTGCTGCTTTACAATGTCCGCAACTCATACCTTCTACTATTAATGTTTTTTTCATAATATTTTCTCCTTTTTCATTATTATCTGATTTATTAAATAAGTCTTCTTTTATGACTTTTGAGTCATCAACGTTAAATATTGATTTAGTATTTATTTCTGATTCTTCTATCGTTCTAACAGGCTTAAAAAATTTAAGTCTTAATGCATTTGAAACTACTGAAACTGAACTTAAACTCATTGCTCCTGCTGCAAACATAGGATTTAACTTCCATCCAAGCAAATTGTAAAACACCCCTGCTGCTAAAGGTATACCAATAGTGTTATATATAAATGCCCAGAATAAATTTTGCTTTATATTTCTGATTGTTGCTTTACTTAATTGTACTGCTGTTACTGCATCTAACAAATCACTTCTAATTAATACTATATCAGCTGACTCTATAGCAACATCTGTTCCTGCTCCAATTGCAATACCAACATCTGCTCTTGCTAAAGCCGGTGCATCATTTATACCATCGCCAATCATAGCTACCTTTTTACCCTGTTCTTGAATATTTCTTATTTCTCTTTCTTTATCTTGAGGAAGAACTTCTGCTATAACTCTTGTAATACCTAGTTGTTTTCTAATAGCTTCTGCAGTTTTTTTATTATCCCCAGTTAACATTATAACTTCAATACCCATAGCTTCAAATTCCTTAATAGCTTTCTGGCTTGTTGGCTTAACAATATCAGCTACAGCTATTATTCCCAAAACACTTTTATCATCTGCAAAATAAAGAGGTGTTTTACCTTCTTCAGCTAGTTTTGTACTTTCCTCTAAAAATTGATTATTAATATTTTTTTCATTAATTAATCTTATGTTTCCCATATAATATTTTTTATTATTTACTTCAGCTTCTAACCCTTGACCAGGTATTGCTTCAAATCTATCAACTTTATATAAATCAATATTTTTAGTTCTTGCTTCTTCTAAAATTGCTTCTGCCAAAGGATGTTCTGAACCTTTTTCAGCTGATGCTGCTATTTTCAGCATTTCAACATTATCTATGTTTCCATTAGTCAATATATTAGTCACCCTTGGTTTACCCTCTGTAATTGTACCTGTTTTATCCATAACTACAGTCTGAATATGATGAGCTATCTCCAATGCTTCTGCTGACTTAATCAGTATACCATTTTCAGCACCTTTACCTGTTCCAACCATAATTGCAGTAGGTGTTGCAAGACCTAATGCACATGGACACGAAATTACAAGAACAGCAATTCCAATTGATAAGGCAAATTCAAATGATGCTCCAAGTATTAACCACAAAATGGTTGCAAGAACAGAAATACTAATTACAACAGGAACAAAGATACCACTAATTTTATCTGCTAACTTTGCTATAGGTGCCTTAGAAGAACTTGCCTCTTCAACTAGACGGATAATTTGTGATAATGTCGTATCGTCTCCTACATTAACTGCCTCAAATTTAAAATATCCTGATTTATTAACACTTG
This region includes:
- a CDS encoding L-threonylcarbamoyladenylate synthase — protein: MKDKINTKIVKINPNNIDCDIIKEAAEIINNGGIVVFPTETVYGIGADALNDEAVDKIFKAKGRPQDNPLIVHIGDFDDLYDLVEEVPENAKNLANKYWPGPLTMIFDKSDVLSDKISAGLKTAAIRFPLNKIALELLKESKKPIAAPSANTSGKPSPTEAAHVIEDLMGKVDMIIDGGSTYIGLESTVVDMTSEVPMILRPGGVTIEDIVKVLGECEYDPAIIKSNEKIIPKSPGQKYRHYSPKAKVILYKGLVENIVEKIIEDYEKFELEGKTVGIMSTDQTHKYYNKKNVICVGDRTNLLTISSNLFRDLRKFDQMGIDVILAEAVNEEGLGKAIMNRLSKAANKTIIV
- a CDS encoding ZIP family metal transporter, with protein sequence MNILNFFITGFIIGGIGTCIGGILSILIYKPSDRAISGLLSYAAGIMLAIISFDLMPKAYEIGGFFIVTLGLAIGLIIIFIAERMIPSNKFKKYRGKNLSYIKMSMIIIISLSLHNFPEGVAIGSSSFYSSELGIKIGILIAAHNIPEGMSVGIPLKMAGSNPLSIIILTLLTGLPTAFGAVLGAILGGISDYFIAFCLSAAASSMLYVSANKLIPEANILHQGKSSAIFLLIGFICGCYLSFAI
- a CDS encoding DUF3343 domain-containing protein, giving the protein MKQYGYITFKSVSYAMKFEAELKKHKIKLKIIPVPRSISSSCGLCGRFNKDDIDILQSIVNDNNLDYDNIYLNI
- a CDS encoding gamma-glutamyltransferase family protein: MNYNPTEFKYPSRRNVMYANRGMVATSQPLASQAGLEILKKGGNAIDAAIATAACLTVVEPTSNGLGSDAFALVWTKDKLHGLNASGYSPYDISIEKLKKRGYTEIPKYGVIPVMVPGAPAAWVELSSKFGKLPLSEVLEPAINYARNGFTVSTTVKRFWDEAYDTYKKEDGEEFKYWFDTFTKDGRTPRNGELWKLPYHADTLESIGKTKGESFYKGEIGDKIDAFFKKYNGYLSKKDLMDYKPEWVEPINVNYRGYDVWEIPPNGQGLVALMALNILKGFEFDKKEIGDTYHKQMEAMKLAFADGIKYITDKSKMKVEVSKLLSNEYGQKRKSLITEEALSPEAGDPNCGGTVYLCTADEEGNMVSYIQSNYLGFGSGIVIPETGIALQNRGNNFSFDLNHDNCLLPHKKTYHTIIPGFLTKDGKAVGPFGVMGAFMQPQGHVQVVMNILDFDMNPQEALDAPRWMWTKDKTFEVEKGVPTYIVNDLIKRGHDIKIQTDEYPFGRGQIILRTEEGTYCGGTEHRADGHIAVW
- a CDS encoding DUF1540 domain-containing protein; the protein is MARISCTVTNCFYNERQGCTAPTLKVDGKKAFESRSTCCDTFVEQKPGIKSSVGDPYKNMEIKCGAVKCEYNKDEKCEATNVLVNGKNAKVPEETCCSTFKYFLEDDKR
- a CDS encoding DUF3810 domain-containing protein translates to MKYKRILFLILIPISLLLTQIAKYNQMFAEYYATKVYSIFSKVIGYTSSLVSISLTEIIIVILVISMISYLIITIIKTIIDKSAKYFKMFFLNIIVLTACIYFLFVLFCGINYYRYEFTAYSGLEIKPSTREELIDLCEVLKNQANDLRTMLETNEFDVADVFDNTYYETSIRAQSSFSNISNTYEILKGNYPAPKPVMLSRAMSYINITGMFFPFTFESNINVDIPPYQIPSTMCHELVHLRGFMREDEANFISYLACINSGYEDFAYSGTMLALNHSMNVLYEEDYNAYIKIYSSLSDDVKKDLSYSNLYWKQFDTKVAEISNKVNDSYLKANNQQDGVKSYGRMVDLLLAYYK
- a CDS encoding dipeptide epimerase, whose product is MKITDIRIGEISVPLKTPFKTALRTVSSVEDIIVEIHTDTGHVGYGEAPPTGVITGDTKGSIVGALKEHIIKNIAGMDVENFEDIMLKLNSCVVKNSSAKAAVDIALYDLYGQLYNAPLYKLLGGHRKEIITDITISVNDPEEMAKDSIDAISRGFETLKIKVGKDSAKDIERMKAIRKAVGYDIKLRIDANQGWKPKEAVKVLRKMEDEGLDIEFVEQPVIAHDIEGLKFVTDNISIPVLADESVFSPEDALTILQTRAADFVNIKLMKTGGLHNALKICSVAEIYGVECMIGCMLEAKVSVNAAVHLAAAKSIITKIDLDGPVLCSEDPVEGGVVFNEYKITLNDQPGLGVKKVNGIRYFN
- the pepV gene encoding dipeptidase PepV, which produces MIDQKILDMKEEIIKSVQDSVKIRSVEEEPKDGMPFGKGVHNSLIHCLNLSESLGFKAVNVDNMIGYAEYGQGDEMVAILGHLDVVPEGEGWTYPPYAAEIHNGKIYGRGTTDDKGPTIGALYALKAIKDLNIPLKRRVRVFFGLNEETGSNCVKYYVEKGEEMPVCGFTPDAEYPIINGEKGIVTCKYTRKLNQSGDMILKSVKGGIAANVVPDFAEAEIIVAGNNKEIKKLSDKTEDIKIEEKENSIIIKCHGVSAHGSTPEKGKNAISYLMKFLERLNFTGDFKEFLDYYNEYIGTDLNGESLGIYLEDDISGKLIFNLGTVLGNENELSFEINIRYPVKKTFEDFNDTFKEKMELGKFKEVYLRHKKSLYVSPDTEFIKKLQKVYEEQFGEKAELISIGGGTYAKAMKNIVAFGPIMKGQPMVEHKPDEYIEIDSLMKNVQVMAAAIKELAN
- a CDS encoding DUF3870 domain-containing protein, whose amino-acid sequence is MCDNNTVYIIGESRTNMDNAITIIYNSFYMGFEVNVETDDIVDVGCVHTIGITESFVKKIFIGKNMLEFEKDIESVIKKRYHGTSQKAILVSYKDALRKYIDIKKKYY
- a CDS encoding DUF819 family protein, with the translated sequence MITSGFTYVAFLIFFAGLTVWIEKKYGGKFFKYVPAVVLIYLIAMLFSTFGLWQKTDEVNASYSILKSNLLPAMIFLMLLKCDLRKILKLGPKMLLAFFGAAISIGIGFIVTYLVFKGMYEAETWKAFAALCGSWMGGTGNMVAVQGALNVSDAKLGYALLMDSINYSIWVMILLAMVPHALKFAKWTKADTSVIDEIGENLAKEQENTRKNIEFADLIFLLGTSLFISAIATFIGGKLPQSDFLSGTTWTVIIVTILGVIGAMTPIAKIPGSSQISNTMLYTIVGLIASRANFAELTQAPLYIISGFMILGIHALVLAIIAKLFKLDLFTCGVASLANIGGVASAPILAAAYSEALIPIGVLMSMMGYIVGTGGGLLVGKILSIL